The Algiphilus sp. genome contains the following window.
CGGTACACGCGAGCCATCAACCTCCGGCAGGACTGTCAGGGCCATCTCTGGCAGGAACGCTTCCATTCCTACCCGATGGACGAGTCGCACCTGTTGCAGGCCATGCGATACGTGGAGCTCAATCCGGTACGCGCCGGACTGGTCGAGGACCCGGCGGCATGGCAGTGGTCGAGCGCGGCGGCGCATCTGCACGGCAAGAGCGATCCGCTGGTGGACCCGGCCGACGTCAAGACCATCGTGGACGATTGGGCCGCGTACATGACCGACGGACTTCCCGCGGATGAGGTCGAGATGCTGGAGCGACACCTGCGCACGGGGCGCCCGCTTGCCGACGACAAGTTCCTCCAGAAGGCCGAGAAGCTCCTGAACCGTCCCCTGCGTCGCGGCCGCCCGGGGCGGAAGGCGCAGCCGAGCACCACCGCGGAATAGGCATACCGTCCCCCGGATTCGTACCCCCGGATTCCTTGCGGGGCGGACGTTTCGCCCCCGGCTTCCCGGCTCAGGTGCGGTTGCGGAGCCAGTTGATCAGGCCGCCGGCCTGCAGCAGGGCGAGCTGGCGCTCGGAGAGGCCGTGCATCAGTTGAACCGGCTTGCCGTCCACGGTCGCGGTGACCTCGGGGCCGGCCGCCAGGGCCCGGTGCAGGTCCTCGAGCACGATGGTGCTCCCCTGCCCGACGGCGTCGGCATCGTCGGGATTCGCGAAGGTCAGTGGCAGCACGCCGAAATTGACGAGGTTCTGCCAGTGGATGCGGGCGAAGTGCTTCGCGACTACCACGCGCAGGCCGAGATAGCGCGGCGCCAGTGCTGCGTGCTCGCGTGAACTGCCCTGGCCGTAGTTCTCGCCGCCGACGATGGCGTGGTTGCCCGTCTCGCGCGCACGCCGGGGATAGTCGGGATCGATTCGGTCGTAAACGAAATTGCTGATCTCGGGGATGTTCGAACGGTACGGCAGCACCTCGGCACCGGCGCGCATGATCTCGTCGGTGGAAACGTTGTCACCCACCCTGAGCAGCACCGGCAGCTCCAGGGCGTCCGGCAGGCCTTCGCAGTCGGGCAGCGAGGCGATATTGGGGCCCTTCACCAGCTCGACCTGACGCGCGATCTCCAGCGGCAACGGCGCCTGCAGCATGGTGTCGTTGACCACCGGATCCTCCGGTTCGCCGGCGCTCGGACACGCGAAGTCGAGTGTGCGCGGGTCGGTGATCTCGCCGCGTAGCGCGCTGGCGGTGGCGGTTTCCGGGCTGCACAGGAAGACCGCGTCCTCGGGCGTTCCGGAGCGGCCCGGGAAGTTGCGCGGCGTGGTGCGCAGCGAGTTGCGCCCGGTGGCCGGCGCCTGGCCCATGCCGATGCAACCGTTGCAGCCGGCCTGGTGCAGGCGCGCGCCACTGTGCAGCAGCGGGCCGAGCCATCCGTCGCGGGTCAGGGTCTCGAGCATCGCGCGCGAGCTGGGGTTGACGTCGAAGGAGACCTTCGCGTCCACGGCACGCCCCTCGACCATCTTCGCCGGGACCGCGAAATCGCGATAACCGGGGTTGGCCGACGAGCCGATGTAGGCCTGGTAGAGCGGCTCGCCGGCGACCTCCGATACCGGCACCACATTGCCGGGTGACGAGGGCTTCGCGATCAACGGCACCAGCTCGGAAAGATCGATGTGATCATGCAGTTCGTATTCACAGCCGGTGTCGGCGGTCAGCTCGTGCCAGGCGTCCTCGCGCCCCTGCGCATGCAGGTAGCGTCGCGTGGTGGCGTCGGACGGAAAGACCGTGGTGGTGGCGCCGAGCTCCGCCCCCATGTTGGCGATGACATGCCGGTCCATGGCCGAGAGACTTTCGAGACCCGGCCCGTGGTACTCGATGACGCGGCCGACGCCGCCCTTGACGCCGTGCCGCCGCAGCATCTCCAGCACCACGTCCTTGGCCGAGACCCAGTCAGGCAGCGTGCCCGTGAGCTCGACACCCCAGATCTCCGGCATCTTCATGTGGAAGGGCTCGCCGGCCATGGCCAGTGCCACCTCCAGACCGCCGGAGCCGATCGCCAGCATGCCCAGCGACCCGGCTGCCGGCGTGTGACTGTCCGAGCCGAGCATGGTGCGGCCGGGCGCCCCGAAGCGCTCCTGATGCACCGCGTGGGAGATGCCGTTGCCCGGCCGCGAATACCAGACGCCGAAGCGCTGGCAGGCGCTCTGCAGGAAGACGTGATCGTCGGGGTTCCTGTAATCCTCCTGGATCAGGTTGTGATCCACGTACTGCGCCGACAGCTCGGTCTGCACGCGATCCACCCCCATCGCCTCCAGCTCCAGCATGACCATGGTGCCGGTGGCGTCCTGGGTGAGGGTGTGGTCGATGCGGATGCCGATCTCGGATCCGGGCGTCATCTCGCCGGAGACGAGGTGATCGCGGAGCAGCTTGCGGGCGACGTTGGCCGCGTCCTGTGCCATGGGCTCGTGTCCTTTGGCAATGAATCCTCAGGCTAACGCAGGCGCGGTTGACGGACGCTGAAGGCGGGGACCGGGAACCGGGGCAGCGCCCAATGAATTAATATACTGTCCCCGATGTTGCTTGACGAGCCTCGTTCCCCTCTCCCCGCAGGGAGAGGGGCTGCAATCCGGGGCGAGGAGACCGTGCAAAAAGAAAAACCCCGGCATCGCTGCCGGGGTTTCGTGTGCTTCGACTGGCTCCGCGAGTTGGACTCGAACCAACGACCCAGTGATTAACAGTCACTTGCTCTACCGACTGAGCTATCGCGGAACAGGGCGCGCATTCTAAGGGCCGGGTGTTGTCGCTGCAACACTGGCGACGCGATCTCAGGCGCCGAGCAATGTTCCCAGTCGCTCGACCGCCGCGTCCAGCACCTTGTCACTGGTGGCGTAGGACAGCCGCATGCAGCCCGGGGAGCCGAAGGCGGACCCGGGCACGAGCGCGACCCTGGCCTTCTCGAGGATGTGATTGGCGAAGGCGACGTCATCCTCGAAACCGGCCCTGGTCATGGCTTCCGAGAAATCCGGGAAGGCGTAGAAGGTTCCGTCGCCGGCGTGACAGTGCACGCCGGGCAGCGCCGCGAGCCCTTCGACGAGCTTGTCGTGCCGGGCCCGGAAGGCCGCGGTCATCTCGCCGACACAGCTCTGGTCGCCGGTGAGCGCGGCGATGGCGGCGTCCTGGGCGATGGAGGTCGGATTCGAGGTGGACTGCGACTGGATGTTGGCCATGGCGCCGATCAACCAGTCCGGCCCGGCCGACCAGCCCAGCCGCCATCCGGTCATCGAGTAGGTCTTGGAGACGGCGTGGATGACGACCGTGCGCTCGTAGAGCTCGGGACAGGCATTGACGATGTTGGCGAAGGGCT
Protein-coding sequences here:
- a CDS encoding transposase, which translates into the protein MARLARVVLPNVPHHVTQRGNRRQTVFFSDADYAEYRGLVATYAARAGTRILAYCLMPNHVHFVMVPTSEDGLRAALAEAHRRYTRAINLRQDCQGHLWQERFHSYPMDESHLLQAMRYVELNPVRAGLVEDPAAWQWSSAAAHLHGKSDPLVDPADVKTIVDDWAAYMTDGLPADEVEMLERHLRTGRPLADDKFLQKAEKLLNRPLRRGRPGRKAQPSTTAE
- a CDS encoding aconitate hydratase — protein: MAQDAANVARKLLRDHLVSGEMTPGSEIGIRIDHTLTQDATGTMVMLELEAMGVDRVQTELSAQYVDHNLIQEDYRNPDDHVFLQSACQRFGVWYSRPGNGISHAVHQERFGAPGRTMLGSDSHTPAAGSLGMLAIGSGGLEVALAMAGEPFHMKMPEIWGVELTGTLPDWVSAKDVVLEMLRRHGVKGGVGRVIEYHGPGLESLSAMDRHVIANMGAELGATTTVFPSDATTRRYLHAQGREDAWHELTADTGCEYELHDHIDLSELVPLIAKPSSPGNVVPVSEVAGEPLYQAYIGSSANPGYRDFAVPAKMVEGRAVDAKVSFDVNPSSRAMLETLTRDGWLGPLLHSGARLHQAGCNGCIGMGQAPATGRNSLRTTPRNFPGRSGTPEDAVFLCSPETATASALRGEITDPRTLDFACPSAGEPEDPVVNDTMLQAPLPLEIARQVELVKGPNIASLPDCEGLPDALELPVLLRVGDNVSTDEIMRAGAEVLPYRSNIPEISNFVYDRIDPDYPRRARETGNHAIVGGENYGQGSSREHAALAPRYLGLRVVVAKHFARIHWQNLVNFGVLPLTFANPDDADAVGQGSTIVLEDLHRALAAGPEVTATVDGKPVQLMHGLSERQLALLQAGGLINWLRNRT